GTTAAATTCTATAAAAGAAGTTAAAATGCCTGAAATAAATGATGAATTAGCAAAAAAACAAGGTTATGATACATTAGAAGATTATAAGACTTTTGTTAAATCAAATTTAGAAGCTCAAAGATTAGAACAATTAAACAATATGAAGTATCAAAAAGTAATAGATAAAATAGTTAAAAGTGCAACTATAACTGTACCAGAAGTATTAATAACAGAAGAAAAAGATAGAGAAATAGAAGCTTTCAAAAAACAATTAGCACAGTATGGTCAAAATCTAGAAACTTTCTTGACAAGTTCTAAAAAAACTATGGAAGAATTTGAAAAAGATGCTTTAGGAAAAGCAGAAGAAGTAGTTAAATTTAGATTAATAGCATCTGAAATAATTAAAAAAGAAAACTTAGAAGTAACAAAAGATGATATAAATGAACAATTAAATAATATGGCAACTGGCTATAATATGACTAGAGAACAATTAGTAGAAGAATTAAAGAAAATGAATATTCTAGAAAATTATACTAATGAAATAGCAAATAATATAATAGGTGGAAAATTAAAAGACTTATTATTAACAAAATAATTGGAGGAAATAAATGATATATCCATTTATACATGAAGAAGAAAGTGGAATTGAAAAGACATACAATATTTTTTCAAGATTATTAAAAGATAGAATAATATTTTTAATGGGTGAGATAGATGATGAAATGGCTAATACCATAATAGCACAATTACTTTATTTAAATGCCCAAGATAAAAATAAAGATATAATAATGTATATAAATAGTCCTGGTGGTTCTGTAACCGCAGGGCTAGGTATATATGATACTATGAATCATATAGATTGTAAGGTATCAACTGTATGTATAGGACAAGCAGCAAGTATGGGAGCATTCTTATTAGCCGCTGGTGAAAAAGGCATGAGAAGATCACTTAAGAATTCAAGAATAATGATACATCAAGTTTTAGGTGGTATAAATTATT
This is a stretch of genomic DNA from Oceanivirga salmonicida. It encodes these proteins:
- a CDS encoding ATP-dependent Clp protease proteolytic subunit, with protein sequence MIYPFIHEEESGIEKTYNIFSRLLKDRIIFLMGEIDDEMANTIIAQLLYLNAQDKNKDIIMYINSPGGSVTAGLGIYDTMNHIDCKVSTVCIGQAASMGAFLLAAGEKGMRRSLKNSRIMIHQVLGGINYSQASDVQIRAEEMLRLKELLNEELAKNTNKTVKVIEKATDRDNFMSSEEAKKFGLIDEII